A single window of Plasmodium malariae genome assembly, contig: PmUG01_00_8, whole genome shotgun sequence DNA harbors:
- the PmUG01_00022800 gene encoding fam-m protein: MEKNIKIILYVKIASFILSAWICYFNNYELTFNKYFGENYDVGRKIYTRNARSLAKHKQEMSSNILGLKEDIAFNGEHDNKKNKKLNRRSLNNARYYTEIIDYNNGMFDGKHFHFEKKWITKKDYDNIVERNRRICDIALQKKKFRSYGFGVTLFFLLFVLGVGLPILDGLKYLESVLSPMKTLLQNVSAEKYTFLISFGILIIILAVLIIIIIPRILRNNEKYKKIKLMTE, encoded by the exons atggaaaaaaatattaaaataatcttATATGTCAAAATTGCTTCGTTTATTCTTTCGGCGTGGATATGCTATTTTAACAATTATGag cttacttttaacaaatattttgGTGAGAATTACGACGTTggtagaaaaatatatacaagaaATGCTCGATCATTAGCAAAACATAAGCAAGAAATGTCCTCAAATATTTTAGGtttaaaagaagatataGCATTTAATGGAGAACacgataataaaaaaaacaaaaaattgaataGAAGATCGTTGAATAATGCGAGATACTATACTGAAAttatagattataataatggaatgtttgatggaaaacatttccattttgaaaaaaaatggattacgaaaaaagattatgataatattgttgaaagaaatagaagaatTTGTGATATAgctttacaaaaaaaaaagtttagaAGTTATGGATTTGGAGTTActctgttttttcttttattcgTGTTGGGAGTAGGATTGCCCATATTGGATGgattaaaatatttggaaAGTGTGTTGAGTCCTATGAAAACGCTTCTCCAAAATGTGAGTGCTGAGAAATATacctttttaatatcatttggaatacttataattatattagctgttttaattataataataattcctagaatattaagaaataatgaaaagtataaaaaaattaagttgatGACTGAGTAA